A single Abditibacteriaceae bacterium DNA region contains:
- a CDS encoding glycosyltransferase, which translates to MYGRFRLYTSHIALNPITSQILEELSRAGVELSEKLRGELEARFDGRFGEKLRGDGRLAEWREDLKHAESRIAEWRGDLPFASSETRAGFPDEDIAPPNHSCLRVGLMTDTYLPFSNGVTHMVALLAKALVARGHEPHIFTFASPGAFRASLKDHEGIQVHHAPALRVSRAGYHFATRYPLRIRRILRQMDVIHAHHPFISGRIAWRFKRAEQPLLFTNHTRYDIYGHYLQNWLPFVPEDQVRELLTYRAARLANRCDCVISPSASVASLLKDWGVNAPITTVPNGIELGRFQDAARAKNPEFDRTFRARWNWPENAKVAVYLGRLVSEKNIAFLLEAWARVREENGEARLLLVGDGPLEDELKAHARILQLGDSVRFAGKMDYAEVPQSLAACDIFVSASVSEVHPLTFIEAMASGLAPVGTHSPGVADTVCDDDEASNGWLCDVPAGHPHNNSASDAALREAAVEQFAHTLSHALGDEEERKQRAARAKVDSSRYSIDATADATLQLYCEVLSARSVRPSN; encoded by the coding sequence ATGTACGGTCGATTTCGACTGTACACTTCTCATATTGCTTTGAACCCGATTACTTCTCAAATTCTCGAAGAACTGTCGCGCGCCGGAGTCGAGCTCAGCGAAAAGCTGCGCGGCGAGCTGGAAGCGCGCTTCGATGGCCGCTTTGGCGAAAAGCTTCGGGGCGATGGCCGCTTGGCCGAATGGCGCGAAGACCTGAAGCATGCCGAATCGCGCATCGCCGAGTGGCGCGGCGATTTGCCCTTTGCCTCGTCTGAAACTCGCGCCGGATTCCCCGACGAAGACATCGCGCCACCAAATCACAGTTGCCTGCGCGTCGGCTTGATGACCGACACCTACCTTCCGTTTTCCAACGGCGTCACGCACATGGTCGCTTTGTTGGCAAAGGCACTTGTCGCGCGCGGTCACGAACCTCACATTTTTACTTTCGCCTCGCCCGGTGCGTTTCGTGCCAGTCTCAAAGACCACGAAGGCATTCAGGTTCATCATGCGCCTGCGTTGCGCGTTTCTCGCGCCGGTTATCATTTCGCCACGAGGTATCCACTGCGCATTCGCCGCATCTTGCGCCAAATGGATGTGATTCACGCACATCATCCGTTTATTTCAGGCCGCATCGCGTGGCGCTTCAAGCGCGCCGAGCAGCCACTACTTTTCACTAACCACACGCGCTATGATATTTACGGCCACTATTTGCAGAACTGGCTGCCTTTTGTGCCCGAAGACCAGGTGCGCGAACTCCTGACGTATCGCGCCGCGCGATTAGCCAACCGATGTGATTGCGTAATTTCGCCGTCGGCATCTGTGGCCTCTCTGCTCAAAGATTGGGGCGTGAATGCGCCGATTACTACAGTTCCCAACGGAATTGAACTGGGCCGCTTTCAAGACGCCGCGCGGGCCAAGAACCCCGAATTCGACCGTACTTTCCGCGCGCGCTGGAACTGGCCGGAGAACGCAAAAGTCGCGGTGTATCTGGGCCGCCTGGTTTCGGAAAAGAACATCGCCTTCTTGCTGGAAGCGTGGGCGCGCGTGCGCGAAGAAAATGGCGAAGCCCGCTTGCTCCTTGTTGGTGACGGCCCATTGGAAGACGAATTGAAAGCGCACGCGCGCATCCTGCAACTGGGCGACAGCGTGCGTTTCGCCGGCAAAATGGACTACGCCGAAGTGCCGCAGTCGCTCGCGGCGTGTGACATTTTCGTTTCGGCGAGTGTCAGCGAAGTTCATCCCTTAACCTTTATTGAAGCGATGGCGAGCGGCCTTGCGCCGGTGGGGACACATTCACCTGGTGTGGCCGACACCGTGTGCGACGATGACGAGGCGAGCAATGGCTGGCTGTGCGATGTCCCGGCGGGTCATCCTCACAATAATTCGGCGAGCGACGCAGCATTGCGCGAAGCTGCCGTAGAGCAATTCGCACACACGCTGTCGCATGCGCTCGGTGATGAGGAAGAAAGAAAGCAACGAGCGGCCCGCGCCAAGGTCGATAGTAGTCGGTACTCAATCGACGCCACCGCCGATGCCACCCTGCAACTTTATTGTGAGGTTTTGTCGGCTCGCAGCGTTCGTCCGTCCAATTAA
- a CDS encoding 2-oxoacid:acceptor oxidoreductase subunit alpha, which translates to MTHIVNDITIRIAGDGGEGVRTTGEFLALVLARLGLHVFRTESLPAEIKGGPSMFQLRVGESRPKNQGSHLDMLVCFNDEVYQIHKADLKPNGVLIYDSECKVDDTNADALRFDVPITEIAKKQAGGLRAKNMVALGAIGEFLQVETEAVDALIHQKFDRKGEKVVEANLLGLRLGREFVEKLGDHEVPFRIEKREAKDGLLLMGGNDAIALGALASGLGVFAGYPITPASTILEKLAVNMPKFGGKVIQAEDEIASLGMVLGASYAGYKAATSTSGPGVSLMCEELGLATMAEIPCVIFDAQRGGPSTGLPTKQEQSDLNIAIYGAHGDAPRLVLAPANVEDCFYLTVETFNLSELCQMPALFLTDFYLANAGALMEEPKIDELEIINRMRPTPEQLENYKRFELTESGISPMAKPYDDGTFYIATGLEHNEIGNPDISPSAHKNMSDKRHKKLLVAQEYAERKGTFARTYGDPNAELGFITWGSTEGAMQEAIDLAAKQGVAAQQLHLLLLNPLPEKAILEFLKNKKTVVVCELNYTGQLAQRLRAALNVSLDSFTKCIGQPFTPWELLKHILFLEGWGEDQSEPVLLQESRVQHQRQVRAPGAGHDGQGAENLAEAVTRI; encoded by the coding sequence ATGACACATATTGTCAACGACATCACGATTCGTATCGCCGGCGACGGCGGCGAAGGCGTGCGCACGACGGGCGAATTTCTCGCTCTCGTTCTGGCGCGTCTGGGTTTGCACGTCTTTCGCACCGAAAGTCTGCCCGCCGAAATTAAAGGCGGCCCGTCGATGTTTCAGCTTCGCGTCGGCGAATCGCGCCCCAAGAATCAGGGTTCGCACCTCGATATGCTCGTCTGCTTCAACGACGAGGTCTATCAGATCCACAAAGCCGACCTGAAACCGAACGGCGTGCTGATTTACGATTCCGAATGCAAAGTCGATGACACCAATGCCGACGCACTGAGGTTCGACGTGCCGATCACCGAGATCGCCAAAAAGCAAGCGGGCGGCCTGCGTGCCAAAAACATGGTCGCGCTCGGCGCAATCGGCGAATTCCTGCAGGTTGAAACCGAAGCCGTTGACGCCTTGATTCACCAGAAATTCGACCGCAAAGGCGAGAAAGTCGTGGAAGCCAACCTTTTGGGCTTGCGACTGGGCCGCGAATTCGTGGAGAAGCTGGGCGACCACGAAGTTCCTTTCCGCATTGAAAAGCGCGAAGCCAAAGACGGCTTGCTTCTGATGGGCGGCAACGATGCGATTGCGCTTGGCGCGTTGGCTTCCGGTCTGGGCGTTTTCGCCGGCTATCCGATTACGCCCGCTTCGACCATTTTGGAAAAGCTCGCGGTGAATATGCCAAAGTTCGGCGGCAAAGTCATTCAAGCCGAAGATGAAATCGCTTCGCTCGGCATGGTTTTAGGCGCAAGCTACGCCGGTTATAAAGCGGCGACATCAACTTCCGGCCCCGGTGTTTCGCTGATGTGTGAAGAACTTGGCCTGGCAACGATGGCCGAGATTCCATGCGTCATTTTCGACGCGCAACGCGGCGGGCCTTCGACCGGATTGCCCACAAAACAGGAACAAAGCGACCTTAACATCGCGATTTACGGCGCTCACGGCGACGCGCCGCGTTTAGTCTTGGCTCCGGCGAACGTCGAAGATTGTTTTTACCTGACGGTCGAAACTTTCAACCTCTCCGAACTGTGCCAGATGCCCGCGCTTTTCCTCACCGACTTCTATTTAGCCAACGCTGGCGCCCTCATGGAAGAGCCGAAGATCGACGAGCTGGAAATCATTAATCGGATGCGCCCGACTCCGGAACAGCTTGAGAATTACAAGCGCTTCGAGCTCACGGAAAGCGGCATCTCGCCGATGGCGAAGCCTTACGATGACGGCACGTTCTACATCGCAACGGGTTTGGAACACAACGAAATCGGCAACCCCGATATTTCGCCCTCGGCGCACAAGAACATGAGCGACAAGCGCCACAAGAAACTACTGGTTGCGCAGGAATACGCCGAAAGGAAAGGTACGTTCGCGCGCACCTACGGCGACCCGAATGCCGAACTCGGTTTCATCACATGGGGCAGCACCGAAGGCGCGATGCAGGAAGCGATTGACCTCGCGGCCAAGCAAGGCGTTGCCGCGCAGCAACTGCACTTGCTGTTGCTCAACCCGCTGCCGGAAAAAGCGATTCTCGAATTCTTAAAGAACAAGAAAACGGTTGTCGTCTGCGAACTGAATTACACAGGACAACTCGCACAGCGTCTGCGCGCGGCGCTCAATGTTTCGCTTGATTCGTTTACGAAGTGCATTGGCCAGCCGTTTACTCCGTGGGAACTTCTCAAGCACATTTTGTTCTTGGAAGGCTGGGGCGAAGACCAGAGCGAACCTGTCTTATTGCAAGAAAGCCGCGTGCAGCATCAGCGTCAGGTGCGTGCACCGGGCGCAGGACACGACGGACAGGGCGCAGAAAACCTTGCCGAAGCCGTGACACGCATTTAA
- a CDS encoding 2-oxoacid:ferredoxin oxidoreductase subunit beta, whose amino-acid sequence MALAAKDYKTDAKPIWCPGCGDFAVLAAMYQSFSQLEMDPTKTVIVSGIGCSSRLPVFIKSYGFHTVHGRTLPVATGVKMANPDLTVVVTGGDGDAFAIGGGHIPHACRRNVDLTYIVMDNFIYGLTKGQTSPTTGSKDIGHGFKLTTTSPHGQYEEPLNPLAMMLTYGASFVARGYSSKPKQLTELYNAAIKHKGFSFIQVLSPCVMFNKTYDEIDAHIIPLEGQHDPSDFTAAMNLALDTQTEHLGIIYQREKPTLDQRIGAILESANTGKDVQSAFAAYRL is encoded by the coding sequence ATGGCCTTAGCAGCAAAAGATTATAAAACCGACGCCAAGCCGATTTGGTGCCCCGGCTGCGGCGACTTCGCCGTTCTCGCCGCGATGTATCAGTCGTTTTCGCAGCTCGAAATGGACCCGACGAAAACCGTTATTGTTTCGGGCATTGGTTGCTCGTCGCGTTTGCCGGTGTTCATTAAATCGTATGGATTCCATACGGTTCATGGCCGCACGCTTCCCGTCGCCACCGGCGTGAAGATGGCGAATCCCGATTTGACGGTGGTTGTCACCGGTGGCGATGGCGATGCATTCGCCATTGGCGGCGGACACATCCCGCACGCGTGCCGCCGCAATGTTGACCTCACTTACATCGTGATGGACAACTTTATCTACGGCCTCACCAAGGGACAGACTTCGCCGACAACCGGCAGCAAAGACATCGGCCACGGCTTCAAACTAACCACGACTTCGCCGCACGGCCAGTACGAAGAACCGCTCAACCCTCTGGCAATGATGCTGACCTACGGCGCGAGCTTTGTGGCGCGCGGTTATTCCTCGAAGCCCAAGCAGTTGACGGAGCTTTACAACGCGGCGATTAAGCACAAAGGCTTCTCGTTTATTCAAGTTCTTTCGCCGTGCGTGATGTTCAACAAGACTTATGATGAAATCGATGCGCACATCATTCCGCTTGAAGGACAGCACGACCCGAGCGACTTCACGGCAGCGATGAATCTTGCGCTCGATACGCAAACCGAACATTTGGGCATTATTTACCAGCGCGAGAAGCCCACGCTCGATCAGCGCATCGGCGCGATTCTCGAAAGTGCCAACACCGGCAAAGACGTGCAAAGCGCTTTCGCTGCCTACCGACTGTAA
- a CDS encoding adenylate/guanylate cyclase domain-containing protein, translating to MQWPARTFRVSTDLALPRDVVWELLADTDRLNRLIGLPVVDYGAIEKGLGAVRPAFARVAGVPLRWRENPFQWEKGRGYTVAREYTGGPLRAFEGGIALDDLPDHGTRVHIFATLVPASVAGVALVPLIAHDNMRKTLALVKDFAGRGPLALQARERVSVNSSLLCDVVRDMKAGNDEPLLDSLAAFITSQPDRAVAAIRPHFLARLWDVPVLDVVRLGLRAVKAGILNLQWSVLCPNCRVVKVDTAQLGDVKSQFHCDVCGIDFKTQFDKFVELRFAVHPAIRRAESSVYCIGGPSITPHIWAQKIVRTRGEVEFVVSGDPQQFRLRALRLNHVVELSQGSDEHVVLTLSPTGWSEDHISRPAAVETVVVHNACDEDVVVALEETDWHRDAFTGAQATTLQEFRDLFATEVLAPGHEVGIEQMTFFFSDLRDSTALYESAGDAAAYGRVRRHFDYLTHHIARNNGAVVKTIGDAVMAVFTSPVDAVRAALEIQRGAADAFAVGDGIVLRVGLHCGAAFAVNSNGVLDYFGRSVNIAARIESAATGGDVVLSEAMCSRADVRRVLAESAASLEPFQARFKGIDQTVPLVRVVAAASVEHLRPAVARRETERRARDRRGIEI from the coding sequence ATGCAATGGCCCGCCCGGACATTTCGCGTTTCAACCGATTTAGCACTCCCACGAGACGTTGTGTGGGAACTTCTGGCCGACACCGATCGCTTGAATCGTCTCATCGGTTTGCCGGTGGTGGATTACGGCGCGATTGAAAAAGGTTTGGGCGCAGTTCGACCGGCATTTGCGCGTGTGGCGGGTGTGCCGTTGCGGTGGCGAGAAAACCCGTTTCAGTGGGAAAAAGGGCGAGGGTACACGGTGGCGCGTGAGTACACCGGTGGCCCGCTGCGTGCGTTTGAGGGGGGCATTGCTCTCGACGATTTGCCGGATCACGGCACGCGTGTCCATATTTTCGCCACGCTCGTTCCCGCGAGCGTGGCCGGTGTCGCACTCGTGCCACTGATTGCGCACGATAACATGCGTAAAACCCTAGCGCTCGTCAAAGATTTCGCTGGACGGGGGCCGCTGGCTTTGCAGGCGCGCGAACGGGTTTCAGTCAATTCGTCTCTGCTGTGCGACGTCGTGCGCGATATGAAAGCGGGAAACGACGAACCACTGCTAGATTCTCTCGCCGCGTTTATTACTTCACAGCCCGACCGGGCCGTCGCAGCCATTCGCCCTCATTTCCTTGCGCGCTTGTGGGACGTGCCGGTTCTCGATGTGGTGCGATTAGGTTTGCGCGCTGTCAAAGCGGGCATTCTGAATTTGCAGTGGAGCGTATTGTGCCCGAACTGCCGCGTCGTCAAGGTGGATACCGCGCAACTCGGCGATGTGAAGTCTCAGTTCCACTGCGATGTATGCGGCATCGATTTTAAAACGCAGTTCGATAAATTTGTCGAACTGCGTTTTGCTGTTCACCCCGCGATTCGGCGCGCCGAAAGCAGCGTGTATTGCATCGGCGGCCCGTCGATTACTCCGCACATCTGGGCGCAGAAGATCGTGCGGACGAGAGGCGAAGTGGAATTTGTGGTTTCCGGCGACCCACAGCAATTCCGTTTGCGCGCGCTGCGCCTTAATCACGTTGTGGAACTCAGTCAGGGAAGCGATGAACACGTCGTCCTCACGCTATCGCCAACTGGCTGGAGCGAGGACCACATTTCACGACCCGCAGCCGTCGAAACCGTGGTTGTTCACAATGCGTGCGATGAGGATGTTGTCGTTGCTTTGGAAGAAACCGATTGGCACCGTGATGCCTTTACCGGAGCACAGGCAACGACGCTTCAGGAATTTCGCGACCTCTTTGCGACAGAAGTTTTAGCGCCGGGCCACGAAGTTGGAATCGAGCAGATGACGTTCTTCTTTTCCGACCTGCGCGACTCGACGGCGCTTTACGAAAGCGCGGGCGATGCTGCTGCGTATGGCCGCGTGCGCCGTCACTTCGATTATCTCACGCACCACATAGCACGAAACAACGGGGCGGTCGTTAAAACTATCGGCGATGCGGTGATGGCTGTTTTTACGTCGCCGGTGGATGCGGTGCGCGCCGCGCTTGAAATACAGCGTGGCGCGGCTGATGCATTCGCTGTAGGTGATGGGATTGTGTTGCGCGTCGGCCTTCACTGCGGCGCTGCATTCGCGGTGAACTCGAACGGAGTGTTGGACTATTTCGGACGGAGTGTGAACATCGCGGCGCGCATAGAATCGGCGGCGACGGGTGGCGATGTGGTTCTTAGTGAAGCAATGTGCAGCCGCGCCGATGTGCGTCGGGTGCTGGCCGAATCGGCAGCGTCATTGGAGCCTTTTCAGGCGCGTTTTAAAGGTATTGACCAGACGGTGCCTCTGGTTCGCGTGGTTGCAGCCGCTTCTGTCGAACATCTGCGGCCTGCAGTAGCGCGTCGCGAAACCGAACGCCGCGCCCGTGACCGACGTGGCATCGAGATTTAA
- a CDS encoding PIN domain-containing protein — protein sequence MSLFEDVMSLAVQLPMTERERLARALGLNAHTRGTGKTLSLNAFVAQPSPQDSAAWRARETGHAVVDTRKNFDESIVGPDAIFGLGGASEIALDETLPLASSLPHGAPVVVTPAIVLALLAGDERARGFWTNGAVEPRLATASFLALLDEAASDDDARRMQSFVQPFAVLSLGPMASSRAVELMARRGDAPLSSLDALAAATALAHEIPLVALQAAPFANIAELAVVRPF from the coding sequence ATGTCGCTATTTGAAGATGTAATGAGCCTTGCTGTCCAACTGCCGATGACCGAGCGCGAACGTCTCGCCCGTGCCCTCGGATTAAATGCGCACACGCGCGGAACTGGCAAAACATTGTCGCTGAATGCTTTTGTCGCGCAGCCTTCGCCGCAGGATTCCGCCGCGTGGCGCGCGCGCGAAACCGGTCACGCCGTTGTCGATACCCGCAAAAACTTCGACGAGTCCATCGTTGGGCCGGACGCGATTTTCGGTTTGGGCGGAGCGTCAGAAATTGCACTCGATGAAACATTGCCGCTTGCGTCGAGCTTGCCGCACGGCGCGCCCGTTGTGGTGACGCCGGCAATTGTTCTGGCGTTGTTGGCGGGCGACGAACGCGCGCGCGGGTTCTGGACAAATGGCGCCGTCGAGCCGCGACTTGCGACTGCCAGCTTTCTCGCTCTGCTGGACGAGGCGGCATCTGACGACGATGCGCGCCGGATGCAAAGTTTCGTGCAGCCGTTTGCGGTTCTGTCGCTCGGGCCGATGGCTTCATCACGCGCGGTCGAACTAATGGCACGACGCGGCGATGCACCGCTTTCTTCGCTCGATGCACTCGCGGCGGCAACGGCGCTGGCGCATGAGATTCCGCTCGTGGCGTTGCAGGCTGCACCGTTTGCGAACATCGCAGAATTGGCCGTTGTGCGTCCGTTTTAA
- a CDS encoding FKBP-type peptidyl-prolyl cis-trans isomerase, with the protein MKRKIASGAALSLALGTTALAAMAAQGALRSYYVNDPVGRNVVSIESRAPLETMVTTTNAITASIAGDPQDVFKTGVARFEVDVSKLDSGIDKRNEHMLGADWLDAAKYPKAVFTLNRLVQTDRSLNNSLQPGQSRTVMAEGTMEFHGQTKPLSARVELKPISASDDTKSRLPGDLLHIRATFPLKLNDFGINVPEMAKLKIANEQQVTVDVFANTGAQNPFVQAIAEAPAQPKPAVGEQPKKPREVLKLETEDLAVGTGDEAKAGKPVTVHYRGTLLDGTVFDESYKRGEPFVFNLGAGQVIQGWDKGVAGMKVGGKRRLTIPPSMAYGSRGAGGVIPPNATLIFEVELLKVG; encoded by the coding sequence GTGAAAAGAAAGATCGCTTCGGGTGCTGCATTGTCGCTGGCATTGGGCACAACAGCGCTCGCGGCGATGGCTGCACAAGGCGCGCTGCGGTCGTATTATGTCAACGATCCGGTGGGCCGCAACGTGGTTTCTATCGAATCGCGGGCACCGCTGGAAACGATGGTCACAACGACCAACGCCATCACCGCCAGCATTGCGGGCGATCCGCAGGATGTTTTTAAAACGGGTGTGGCCCGCTTTGAAGTCGATGTATCCAAACTCGACTCCGGTATCGACAAGCGCAACGAACACATGCTCGGGGCCGATTGGCTCGATGCTGCAAAGTATCCCAAAGCCGTGTTTACGCTCAATCGTTTGGTGCAAACCGATCGCTCGTTAAATAACAGTCTGCAACCCGGCCAGTCGCGCACGGTGATGGCCGAAGGCACCATGGAATTTCATGGTCAAACCAAACCGCTTTCGGCGCGCGTCGAGCTGAAACCGATTTCGGCTTCGGACGATACTAAATCTCGCCTGCCTGGCGACTTGCTGCATATTCGGGCGACGTTCCCACTGAAGCTCAATGACTTTGGTATCAACGTACCTGAGATGGCGAAGTTAAAAATTGCTAACGAACAGCAAGTGACGGTTGATGTGTTTGCCAACACCGGCGCACAGAATCCGTTTGTTCAAGCAATCGCCGAAGCTCCCGCGCAGCCGAAGCCTGCTGTTGGTGAACAACCGAAAAAACCTCGTGAGGTGTTGAAATTGGAAACTGAAGATTTAGCCGTTGGAACTGGCGATGAAGCCAAAGCCGGAAAACCTGTTACCGTTCACTATCGCGGCACGTTGCTTGATGGCACCGTGTTCGACGAAAGCTACAAGCGCGGCGAACCGTTTGTGTTCAACCTCGGTGCCGGCCAAGTTATTCAGGGCTGGGACAAGGGTGTTGCCGGCATGAAAGTCGGCGGCAAGCGCCGCCTGACGATTCCGCCATCCATGGCCTATGGTTCGCGTGGTGCCGGTGGCGTCATTCCACCCAATGCCACATTGATCTTTGAAGTCGAACTTCTCAAAGTGGGCTAA
- the crtI gene encoding phytoene desaturase family protein, whose amino-acid sequence MKTAAIIGGGIGGLATACLLAKKGHKVQLFEKNEKIGGVCNRFEAEGFSFDMGPSWYLMPDVWENFFNLVGERVEDHLDLVKLAPSYRIFFKGATTIDLFSDIEKDIPTIEQFEPGAGEKLKEYLRLSEYQYKIAIKSFMYKNNDTVFDFINKETAIEGRELEVFSKMNKYVEKFFSSDEVQKIMEYQLVFLGSSPYNTPALYNIMSHIDFSMGVYYPRGGIYEIAQALKNIAAKHGAEFFENAPVERILTGTKRARGVRLEDGREFRADMIVANASIQHVESKLLSKPHRDHSERYWNTRTLAPSAFIMYLGVRGKCPSLTHHNLLFSPNWKKGFAEIFDDPQWPTDPSLYVCAPSTSDPTVAPEGHENLFILVPVAPGLEATEEMLDRYEDFVLKTLENEMGVENLRERLVFKRRFTGRDFASRYNNFKGTALGLAHTVWQTAILRPNNVSKKLSNLYFVGANVNPGIGMPICLISAELAYKRIIGDKSSGHLSEL is encoded by the coding sequence ATGAAAACAGCAGCAATTATTGGCGGCGGAATTGGTGGTCTGGCAACAGCGTGTTTGCTGGCGAAGAAAGGTCACAAGGTTCAACTCTTTGAAAAGAACGAAAAGATTGGCGGAGTGTGTAACCGTTTTGAAGCCGAAGGTTTTAGCTTCGACATGGGGCCAAGCTGGTACCTGATGCCCGATGTTTGGGAGAACTTTTTTAACCTCGTGGGCGAACGCGTCGAAGACCACCTCGATTTAGTTAAGCTCGCACCAAGCTATCGCATTTTCTTTAAAGGTGCGACGACAATCGACCTCTTTTCGGACATCGAAAAAGACATTCCAACCATTGAGCAGTTCGAACCCGGCGCGGGCGAAAAGCTGAAAGAATATCTTCGACTGTCAGAGTACCAATATAAGATTGCCATCAAGTCGTTCATGTATAAAAACAACGACACCGTCTTCGATTTCATTAACAAAGAAACTGCTATCGAAGGCCGAGAGCTAGAAGTGTTTTCGAAGATGAACAAGTACGTCGAGAAGTTCTTTTCTTCCGACGAGGTTCAAAAGATCATGGAATACCAGTTGGTATTTCTTGGCTCGTCGCCCTATAACACACCCGCGCTTTATAACATCATGAGCCACATCGACTTCTCGATGGGCGTTTATTATCCACGCGGCGGCATCTATGAAATCGCGCAGGCTTTAAAAAACATTGCTGCTAAACACGGCGCGGAGTTTTTCGAGAACGCACCGGTTGAGCGCATTCTCACAGGAACTAAACGCGCCCGCGGCGTGCGTCTCGAAGATGGTCGTGAATTCCGTGCGGATATGATCGTGGCAAACGCCAGCATTCAGCACGTCGAAAGCAAGCTCCTTTCCAAACCACACCGCGACCATTCGGAGCGTTACTGGAACACCCGCACACTGGCACCTTCGGCCTTTATTATGTACCTCGGCGTGCGTGGCAAATGCCCATCGCTCACACATCATAACCTGTTGTTTTCTCCCAATTGGAAAAAGGGATTCGCCGAAATTTTCGACGACCCGCAGTGGCCCACTGACCCGTCGCTTTATGTTTGCGCGCCCTCAACTTCCGACCCGACTGTCGCTCCTGAAGGTCACGAGAATTTGTTTATCCTTGTTCCGGTCGCGCCCGGTTTGGAAGCGACGGAAGAAATGCTCGACCGCTACGAAGACTTCGTCCTTAAAACTTTAGAAAACGAAATGGGTGTGGAGAACTTGCGCGAGCGTCTTGTCTTTAAACGCAGGTTCACCGGCAGGGATTTCGCGTCGAGGTACAACAACTTCAAAGGTACGGCGCTGGGCCTGGCTCATACTGTCTGGCAAACCGCCATTCTTCGCCCGAATAATGTGTCGAAAAAGCTCAGCAATTTGTACTTTGTTGGTGCGAATGTGAACCCCGGCATCGGAATGCCGATTTGCCTTATCTCGGCGGAACTAGCTTATAAACGGATTATCGGAGATAAGTCGTCCGGTCATCTCTCTGAGCTTTAG
- a CDS encoding phytoene/squalene synthase family protein produces the protein MNSLEPHPRELAPDFEVARKLHKKHGTSYYFATRFFPLPARQATWALYAFFRVPDEIVDSLPRNSPEEIARVKLELQAWRDGWNRALESGQSSDPVLRVASHVFKRYEIPVVYSDAFLDAMTMDLETTEYADYAALEKYMFGSAACVGLMMSYVIGFVDETQRDETLRHAEQLGYAMQLTNFLRDIDEDWQERGRVYLPQDELAQFGLSNDDIAQRNFTPHFREWMKFQAARAQELYAQSQLGVENLQPHGRFAVRCAAALYGAILGKLEEQSWNPFAGRARTTKLEKVRLALKARRS, from the coding sequence ATGAATTCTCTCGAACCGCATCCGCGCGAACTCGCCCCCGATTTTGAAGTCGCACGCAAGCTTCATAAGAAACACGGCACCAGCTATTACTTTGCGACGCGCTTCTTTCCGCTTCCGGCGCGGCAGGCGACCTGGGCGCTTTACGCATTTTTCCGTGTGCCCGACGAAATCGTCGATTCGCTTCCGCGCAATTCACCCGAAGAAATCGCACGTGTCAAGCTGGAACTGCAAGCGTGGCGCGACGGTTGGAATCGCGCGTTGGAAAGCGGACAGAGCAGCGACCCTGTTTTGCGAGTGGCGTCGCACGTATTTAAGCGTTATGAAATTCCGGTTGTTTATTCCGACGCTTTCCTCGACGCGATGACGATGGATTTGGAAACGACCGAATATGCCGATTATGCTGCACTCGAAAAATATATGTTTGGCTCGGCGGCTTGCGTGGGCTTGATGATGAGCTACGTTATTGGCTTTGTCGATGAGACTCAACGCGATGAAACCCTGCGCCATGCCGAACAACTTGGCTACGCAATGCAACTGACAAACTTCCTGCGCGACATCGACGAGGATTGGCAGGAGCGAGGTCGCGTCTACCTGCCGCAAGATGAACTGGCGCAATTTGGCTTGAGCAATGACGATATCGCGCAGCGCAACTTCACGCCACACTTTCGCGAGTGGATGAAATTCCAAGCGGCGCGCGCCCAAGAGTTATATGCGCAATCGCAGCTTGGTGTCGAGAACCTGCAGCCTCACGGTCGGTTCGCAGTGCGGTGCGCTGCCGCACTCTACGGCGCCATTCTGGGGAAACTGGAAGAACAAAGCTGGAATCCGTTCGCAGGGCGCGCGCGCACCACGAAGCTCGAGAAAGTCAGGCTCGCGCTGAAAGCGCGGCGAAGCTAA